The following coding sequences lie in one Apium graveolens cultivar Ventura chromosome 3, ASM990537v1, whole genome shotgun sequence genomic window:
- the LOC141713021 gene encoding NAC domain-containing protein 62-like — MGDRPVGNLPVGYRFRPTDEELVNHYLRLKINGFHNEVSVIREVDVCKCEPWDLPDLSLIPSIDNEWFFFCPKDRKYQNGQRSNRATVAGYWKATGKDRFIKAAKGMTVIGRKKTLVFYMGRAPKGERTHWVIHEYSATDEALSGTRPGQSAFVLCRLFKKHGRLDEMGENSNYEEVEQNTPSPTVVKPSHDDALSEHETPVLGGQLDGYETNHETPSTIDQYSYQGNNCMGEEAEGQLLDMIPIQPNPDLENALGNFHEVPDHDSKIFSPCHMQMMQDYYHNSAVFGSDNNGDIDIASLLDSILASSDECSYGDSASHPISAVGDESQKYIPTIDRNFVNNGGSGSESDVELLHGQLLGGYDGFPFETEAQQNPPPVTLTARSSIIGLVDPEIENEAAQRNLQSMQNRPDVISTAVSTSNGIKIRPRQPKTVQRNAENIMAHGSAPRRIRLQTNPQVGSNYGSVTNKNAEVEFPFIEEKDAKDQRTSAPDALSTTDETTKDHNQDEQESSLKVFSKAPPLFSNAPLVISSISSALRIFLVIGVVLVAVALCGCFML; from the exons ATGGGTGATCGACCGGTGGGAAATTTGCCGGTTGGGTACCGTTTCAGGCCGACCGATGAAGAATTGGTAAATCACTACCTGAGGTTGAAGATCAATGGGTTTCATAATGAAGTTAGTGTTATTCGTGAAGTTGATGTTTGTAAATGCGAACCTTGGGATTTACCTG ATTTGTCACTCATACCGTCCATTGATAATGAGTGGTTCTTTTTCTGCCCCAAGGATCGTAAGTATCAGAACGGGCAGCGATCCAACAGAGCTACTGTGGCTGGTTACTGGAAAGCAACTGGCAAAGACAGATTCATAAAGGCCGCTAAAGGAATGACTGTGATTGGCAGGAAGAAGACACTAGTCTTCTATATGGGCCGTGCTCCTAAGGGTGAGAGGACTCATTGGGTCATTCATGAATATTCTGCAACTGATGAAGCTCTTAGTGGTACACGTCCTGGCCAG AGTGCTTTTGTCCTCTGTCGTCTTTTTAAGAAGCATGGAAGGCTAGATGAAATGGGTGAAAACTcaaattatgaagaagttgaacAGAACACTCCATCACCTACCGTAGTTAAACCCTCCCATGATGATGCCTTGTCAGAGCATGAAACCCCAGTGTTAGGTGGACAGCTTGATGGTTATGAAACTAATCATGAAACCCCATCAACCATTGACCAGTACAGCTATCAAGGCAATAACTGTATGGGTGAGGAAGCTGAAGGTCAATTGTTAGACATGATACCTATCCAG CCAAACCCAGACCTGGAAAATGCGTTGGGTAATTTCCATGAAGTGCCAGATCACGATTCAAAAATATTTTCACCATGTCATATGCAAATGATGCAAGACTATTATCACAACTCTGCAGTTTTTGGTAGCGACAACAATGGAGATATAGATATTGCATCACTCCTGGACTCAATTCTGGCATCTTCGGATGAGTGTTCATATGGAGATTCTGCCAGTCACCCTATTTCTGCTGTTGGCGATGAAAGCCAAAAGTACATCCCTACCATAGATAGGAACTTTGTTAACAATGGAGGATCAGGCAGTGAATCGGATGTGGAACTATTGCATGGCCAg CTTCTAGGAGGATATGATGGATTTCCCTTTGAGACGGAGGCTCAGCAAAATCCACCTCCAGTGACGTTGACAGCAAGATCTTCAATAATTGGTTTGGTAGATCCTGAAATTGAAAATGAAGCAGCACAAAGGAACTTGCAATCCATGCAAAATAGACCGGATGTTATATCTACTGCTGTTTCTACTAGTAATGGAATCAAAATAAGGCCTCGCCAACCAAAAACTGTTCAACGGAATGCCGAAAATATCATGGCTCACGGATCTGCCCCAAGAAGAATCCGTTTACAGACGAACCCTCAAGTTGGATCGAATTATGGCAGCGTTACAAATAAAAATGCTGAAGTAGAATTTCCATTTATTGAG GAAAAAGATGCCAAAGACCAGCGAACTTCTGCTCCAGATGCTCTTTCTACAACAGATGAGACTACAAAGGACCACAATCAGGATGAACAAGAA